The segment CATTAAATAAAATAATTTTTTCAAAAGATGAAATATTTAATTTTTGTCTTGCCTCATTTTTGGGAACCGGATAAAAAAAATCTGTATTAACTCCCACAGGAATTATGGCGGCAATTTTTTTAGACCACCAAAGTTTTTCTTTTATTTTTTTTGAAACGCAGATGATTCTTGTGGCTGATAAGGACGAAATTTGAGACAGTGTCCGACCGATTAAATCTCTCCAGAACCCATCCACCTTTGCTGTATTATTTATGTCACTTCCGTGAAAAGTGATTACTAAAGGCAATCGTAAAAAAAATGCGCAAAGGGCGGAAAAAAAAGAACATACTGTTCCGTAATGCGCATGAATAATATGCGTATTAAATTTTTTAGACACAGAGAAGAATTTGAAAAAATCTTTAAGCAACAAAAGTGGATTTAATCTTGAATTAAGAAAAAATATTTCGGCTGTTATTCCGGCTTCTATTAAACTTTGAATCTGCTGGCGAGCAAAAATCATCCCGTTACCCGATTTTGTTCTGGGCACAATATACAAAATTCTCATATCATTTTCACGATTCATTAACTATGGGATAAGTTCTTTTCGAATTCATTTTTCTGAAAATCTTTGTGATTTCCCATAGCGTAAAAATTCCAAGTATGGAAATTGAAATTACAAATGCAATTAATGTAAATATATATCCTGTTTTAAAAACAAATTGACCAGCAGCCGACAGGATACAAAAAGCAAGCAAAGCCAAAATCTGATTAACTGCATTAATACCCCGGTGGTAATAAGCATCAATAACGCCCCGCATAGTAACAAAAATCACCATAAAGATTCCACCGGCAAGAATTATTCTTAAAGAAAAAGAAACGGAGTCAACATAATTACTTCCCAGATAATAATGAATGATTGTGTCTATAAAAATTTCTAAAAAAATAATTATTGCCAGCGAAGACACAACAGCCCATTTTAAAATTTTCATAATGTACGATTTTAACAATTCAATATTTCCTGAAGCCAAAAGTTTTCCGGCATGCGGTAAAATGAGAATGGAAACAGGCGAATAAAAAGTTGACAGCATATTTATCATCGTAATTGAAAAAGCCACATATCCGCCTTCCTTTATTCCATAAAAATAAGTAGTAATGGAAGCGGGAATTAAAAATAAGACAGCCATTGAAATATCACCCGGAACTCTCTGGACACCATAAAAAAATAATTGCCTGGAACAAGATAATAATTGTAGAACATTTGGGCGAATATTCATCAGCACAAATAATAATACAATTCCGGAAACGGAACAAAGCAGTATTCCATTAATCAGGATAACTTTATCAACGCTGTTGTTAAAAAATGAAACAAGAGGTACTATTCCCAAATTAATTATCTGGAGAGCATTTGCATGCATCATTTTTAATTTACCTCGAAAAAAACTATAGCAATAACTATGAATTAAAATACCAAGCACATAAATCAAAAGAGGAATTATTAAATTTTGAAATGATTCATTGCCGAAAAAAAGAATAGATAAATCGGGTTTATATAACAGCGACAAGATTGCAAAAAATAAAAAAGATAACCCGAGAATTATCAAACCGGAAAATGCAAAACTATCTTTCAACGTAGAATCTTTTTCTTCGGAAAGCGAAATAAATCTGGGCAACGCTACTGCTAATCCTATGAGTAAAACCGGCTGAACAAATGAAATAACTCTTCTGAATAAAGCATAAACAGCAAAATTTTCTTCTGAAAAATTAAGGGCAGATAATTTATAAACTCCAACTCCTGCTGCTAAAGTAATTGCTTCGGAAACATAGGTAACAAGCAAATCCTTTTTCATAAGTTCCGAAGAAATTTTTATAAAGAACTATGAAGTCGATTTAAAAAATTCGGATATATAAGCCAGAACTGCTCCCAGTAAAAATCCTGTTAGAGTAAATAAAAATATTATAATGTATTTCGGAGATTTATAAGTGTTTTCAGAAATAAATGGGCCGGCAATTATTTCATACCCTCTCAAAGATTCATTTTCATATTCCGATTGTATTTTTAATTTCTGAAGTTTGATGAGCGCTTCAATAGCATCGTATTTTAATTCTTTAATGTCAGTTTCCTTAATTTTCTGGATTAGAGGAGAAACGAAATCAATCATTTTTTTATTTTTCTTATTATTCTCTGATAAAAGTTTTAGTACCAATGGTTGGGTATTGATGTATTTAATTAACGTGGTATTTAATGCATCAGTTATTGAAGTGTCGGTTGTTTGAATCAGCACTTCATATGCGAAATCTTCCCGTTTGGTAAAAGAAAGGGTTGCATTAATGTTTTTATTATAAAAAATGGAAGTTGAATCAACTCTGCTTCGTTCGGGAAATGCAGTAATAATTTCTTTCAATTCTGAAAAAGCATATCCTTTTCCTTTTGGGAAATTACTTTTTATAAAGTAATTCATCTTGAATAAT is part of the Bacteroidota bacterium genome and harbors:
- a CDS encoding glycosyltransferase → MPRTKSGNGMIFARQQIQSLIEAGITAEIFFLNSRLNPLLLLKDFFKFFSVSKKFNTHIIHAHYGTVCSFFSALCAFFLRLPLVITFHGSDINNTAKVDGFWRDLIGRTLSQISSLSATRIICVSKKIKEKLWWSKKIAAIIPVGVNTDFFYPVPKNEARQKLNISSFEKIILFNAGKNPEIKRIDIAREVFQAVKKNIPEARMEILDGNVAYDKIPFYMNAADCLLLTSDSEGSPTIVKESLMCNLPVVSVDAGDVEEQLDGIYPSKIVSRDLNQISNAVSEILYLNQNSNGRTKLENYSDKEIAKKIKKIYSEIIQ